aataattttaatgatcatGTCTCTGAAAGATTTTATTAGAcgttatagaaaaagaacaaaagaaaatagaagtggaaagaaaaaacttgacTGTTTTTGGGAagaattataatgattaattatggGAGATAATTGTAACGACACTACATTCCATGATCGTTTTATTATGGATTACAGAACAGCGTTCGGGGAGAAAAGAGGGTAGTTGCtacgctttttcttctttttcttttttttcttctgtttcttcttctttttcttttccttcttcttcctcgtcttcttcttcttcttctttttcttcttcttcttcttcttcgccgTCATCTTTTCTCATCGTATTTACAGTATAGTCCTCGCGTTTGGCGAGCTAACGATTCGACGATTAGCTAAATGcttcgttaattattatcgacgatCGCGAAAAAAGTATCAGCGTCGATCGCTTCGTAAAAGAACGAGCTAAAAACTCGatgatttttttactttgagaaacgagaacgatcaagcttctttcttctcgatcgtcgatcgGATCGATTCTTTAGGATTAGAACGAGAGTATCGTAAAACGCAAGGTGCGGGCTCGTCGATCGTACGTCTTTCCAAAATGAGGTCCATTTtgaaggatttttttttttagcaacaAATTGTCttcgtacgtgtgtgtgtgtgtgtgtatgtgtgtgtgcgcgcgcatGTACTCTTTCAAAGATAAAATGTGTTTTTACAACATATGCAAACAactttacttacttacgaatttttgtttctctacaaattataaaaaaaaaaataaaataaaataaaattgaaaaaatgcaaaaagaaaaaaaggaaaagaaaaaacgagaagaaaaagttcaTCAATTTCATTCGTATTAAATACGATCGACTTCGTACGTTCGCGATTTTATCGTTGGAAAAAGGAGACGTAGGATCTACTTAAAAATTTGTCGTTCGTCTCGTTCCTCGATTAGATTTATCTCGAAAATGTCGAAATCAAAACGTTCCATCGTAAATCATGTTAAACGGTGCCTTGTGCGCGAAAGGAACGAGACGTAACAAGTCTAATTCACGCCCGTTAATGGCTAAAAGAGTTAATTTACTAATCCTAAAAAGTGCGTTACactcagagagagagagagagagagagagagagagagagagagagagagagagagagagagagagagagagaaggagagggagaatgagagaaatagagacagagggaaagagagagagagagagagagagagagagaggaaaaaggataccctctctttctctctttagtcGAAGgtatgatagagaaaaaataacgatcgcaaacgatcgatctttctccGTGTGTATCCGTGCGTGTACGTTTACGTGAGAGAGTTAATTTATGTTATACATTTATGAATTTACAAGTATTTACACGAAATTTGCGGATACGTTCCGAGGGACGATTCggtgaaacttttttttctttcatcatttCGTCATCACCGTcgttctttttgttcgttcgttcttattttttttttcccgttgttgttgttatttttctttttttggtttttctgttttttttctttttctttttttgttattctgtttcattttgtttggtattttgtattgtattgtatcgTTTCAGGCGAAGCATAGGACGTTCGTCGATCGGTATAATTCATCATTAGCATTCATCATTCGTACGAGATTTCATTCACATGTAGATCCGTCGTAGATCCGATGGTGAGGTGATCATGTTGCACTGAGGACAGAGCTTTTTCGCACCCTGAGAACAGATAAAGATAGAACTTTATCTTTcagttcgttcgaacgattatatttattttattgttttcgtacatatctatgtatctatactTTATGTATCTAAGTACTtacataggtatgtatatttaaaggtaaatgtttctatctatctatccgtctatctacctacgtatgtatgtatgtacgtctcGTATCGAAAATAAGAAGTGAACTGAATCatcattaaaagataaaacgtcCATGAGTGATATAGGTATCCAATTGCTATCGCTGAAGGTCCAAACGGGaacaagaataatataatactttaaaaACCATCCGTGGCCATTATggtaaacgaaaaagaaacgttgtGCAAAGTAGCTCCCCCGTTTCTGGCAAGATCTCCAActttttcaatcgtttttattctttataagcTAAAGGAAGCCAACACGGATTGTCCGGATAAGACTTGTGATTTGAAAAAAGTGGTTCTTCTTCGAAAGTGTATCGTCGAATGGGCTGACGCAATTAGCGGTGCTTCTACGCGCTCTTCTTCTTACGGTTTAACGAGTAtcttacctacctacctacctacctacctacctacctacctacctacctatctacctacctacctaacCGTAGTCTCTTTGgtcaagaaaattatttattcgatcgtcatccctttcttcctatttttttcttttttcctttcctttctttttcttttctttcttccattacatttttctcttttatcctgGATTATaagcatttcgttcgaacgaaaagagaaagggagacttACCAGCGTGTGTAACCAGCATTGCTCGCAATGCACGTGCCAACAGCATACGGACGTCACTGGTTTCTTATATTGTTCCTgttgaaggaaagagaagataaaattcttcgttaaagaaatttcatgtgtgtgtgtgtgtattgatAATTCTTGGAAAGTAAAAGATCTATCCAGAAAGGAAATTAATCTCTCATAGATCTCGTAGATATCTGTTACATGAAACAATTATTTCAACTTCGATCTCACCTTCGACTGGTTTTATTCAATTTAGAAAGTAAATAGAAAATCCTGTTCGAGTTGttattatcttaatatttttacaagaaCGCGTTACAAGGAAATAtctataaacaaattaattaatttgtctGACAAACGTCAAGCTAAATTTTCCGATACTTAATTTCTGTCATGATTAATCTCAAACGAGAAACTTACGTTTCACGTGATTTCTAATTCAAGTTAAACGCGTATAATATCAATCTAATTTATCAACGACGGATTTACACGAGCAGCCGTCGGTAACAATATTAAAcgacaaatatataaacttataacatataataaatttcatgtgATATCtcatgattttaaatatataatttatctaatatacaatataacacgttatacactttttatttttatatttatcattataggATTTCTTACACGAACGtttgaaaaacaagaaaatatatcacgTACTTGATTGATTTACTTTAATGAGAGTTACTTTAATGGTTTTGGAGTTTCCCAacaattttttacatatcttAAAGTTTTACATCTCAAAGATTAAATCCGATGTGATATAaatcttcgtttatttctccttgagaaaatgaaaaaatgaaaagtttcgTGACTAACCATGCAAATCAGACACTTGAAAGGTTGACCACGCATCTCAGCCTCGAGTTCTTTGATTCTTCCTCGAAGAGCTTCGACGACAGGAGTTTCGCCATCCCTCCTTGGTGAAGATGAGACATTTTCATCGAGTTCGTTTTGTTGGCCAGGAATAGGCGTCGATGAGCTTGTTGTGGTCGTGGTACCTGGTTCCGGCTTGACCTCGAGCAACCCTTGCGTCAGCTGATCGGAATGAGGAGTATGGGGTGCGTTTGGTGATATTACCGCTTCTCTAAGTGCGTCCCTCTCCTTTTGTTCCCTCGGTGTACCGTCGATCCTTGGAGCGATCACATCAGCCTCGGAATATTGTGCCGGTCCAAATTCCGCTACATCGTCACCATCGACGACCAAGTCtacgtcttcttcgtcttgttGATTTCCACCAtctccaccaccaccgcccccacctcctcctcctcctcctccgccaccgccaccggaACCACGATTGCTCGAGGATGTTGCCAAACCAGCGGCTAATTTgatcatttttcatatatataagtatctttttttttttcttttgttattgttatttttattcgacgataagtaaaatcgaaaatctacttcataattataaagtaattaaGTTATATTAGTTCACTTGTCTATTTAAGTTAAATAAGCGAACTAATAATTTctagtttatattattatggttatataagttatattaatGTTTATAGTTATGttagtataaattatattagtcaagttaaatgtaataagtaaaatataagtatTCATTAAAGGTCAGATATTTTATTGCCAACTGTATCGGCCAAATCTATTTTTGTACGTATAGGTACTATTAaacttttgatatttattttttttttcttctgttaatTTATGGACGTTATtaagaacgagaaaagaaaagaagacaacaAATTATCCGacattttattgataaaacaGTCGATTATTTCTAGTTTCgagaattatttgaaataattaaattcacttctcgaattttattattttcgctATAATTATTTCTAGAAAATACGGATAACGTATTTGAAATATCTCGTTGTATTTTTTCGTAATACGGTAATAATGATTTCCTagagtaaaaaattaaacgattagagaagaaaaactcACCAGAAAATCCACCAACGAGCATTGACGTTGCCCGAACTCTTCTTTGACCTGCCCATTCATACTCTTCGAAGGTTTCCGCGTCGCCCTCAACAtccacttcttcttcatcgagATTCGAGTGTTGACCTGCTGGATTACCATTGTTGTGCTTGTTCAGACAACGTTCAACATGCTGATTCAATTCTTCCGGAGTACCAGACAGTCTCTCACTGCAAACTGGACACGTTGGCTCGtccgcttttctttttctattctttacgCGAATCCTGGCCTAATAATGACGGAATAGAAAACTAATTAATCCTCAAATTACATACCTATgtgcaataaattttatttctcattcaatttaacaaaaaagaaaaaaaatatcactatCACGTTCTCTCTAAACATTTACTCTCTtaatagtaaaattaaaaaaaaaagaaaagaataaaaaagcatAGAAGTAAATCTAATTActgaataaaatgaaaaaaaaaacacacattTACTTAACAGCAACATTCTTTTCAAACAAACGTTTcttaaacaaaaacaaaaaaaaagaaatgaataagtaaatcatgcacgttttttctttttgtcgatcaaaaaattgtttcttttttttctctttctatttcatagATCAAGcgattatatttcaataattgaCCTGTCTATTCGCCTTGATTCTTTTATAGGTCTCCCATCTACCCTGAGGTGTCTGATGAGGTGTTCCATGTGGTGGACCCTCGGCTGCTGACGGAGCATGTAACATCGGTCCATGTGGATGATCCTGAGGATGAACTGGTGGTAAAGTAGACCTGGGTTGTCGTGGTCGCGACGAAGCTGACGAGATTTTATAAAGTCGATCGAGTTCCTGAGCAAAATGTTGCTCGAGTTCCTGCGGTCTCACTGTAACGCCACACACTGGACAACACGACGGATCCGAAGGGAATTTCTTTTTGCCTtttgacagaaaaaaaaagaaaaaaaaaaatagaaaaatagaaggaaatgTAAGGGATTAAAACGTCATCATTTGATTTCAATGGCGAAACTTTTAACTTAGATCTATGATCTAACTAAGTACTTactttatttatgtatctatatacatacatacatacatacatatgtatatctttttaaactAAAACATTCTATCGCGGTATATGCGAGATCAGCAGATGCGAGATATCAAGCGAGAGTAACGTACGGATTTGTTTGCCCTCGTTTATTTGACGACCCACGTGGAATTTTGGTTggaaaagtaaagtaaacaaaaaatctttctctccgCTTGGATCttgtaaaagagaaatcgaggcctctaaaaatatttcataggCGTTCACTCGAtcggagaataaaaataagccgtgttcaaaagaaaaagaataataatgattattactaCATATTATTCTCTTACTAATACTTTCTCTCAATCTAATACGAtgcatctttttttgtttattgttttatcgatctaattatcgaaaaaagaaggatagaagaaaatggataaaagaacgtcgtaaatatatatatattaacgcAAGATGTAataatgcgtatatatatatatgtatatatatatgcgcaatatacaataaatataatatatatatatatattaataataaaaatcgtaaacacgcgtaagtaagtacttacatacacgtacataacTTTTATCCAAAACGTAAACAAAGAATCCTGAAGACGCTTGCTTGTTTTTATAACTCGACCTTCGGCTACAGCGTAGAgagcgaagagagagaaagagagaataagagagagagagaaagaaagaaataagggaGAGAGTAACTCTCGGTCGTTCAGTCGACGGATAACATTCGGTGTGAGTCAAGCTCGTCTTCGTGAAGGAGTCGAGACACcataagaagaaaggaaggaagagaagaaaggaagcaagagaagaaaggaagggaatAAAGGATGAGAGAGAACCTTTTGTCGAAATAAACCATTGCCTTGCGTAAGCATACTTTTCATTGTTTCGACCATAACATGATAACACGAGCGATGCGAtacactttttaatttttatttataagtttatatatttgaagaaGGTTAGGACTAGACATCtcgatttttatcatatcGTCACAGTCGACGTTTATTTAGATCACGTCAGTATGGTATTCGTTCAAGTATTTCTGttcatcttcttcctcatcctcttcttcattatttcatctttcttttcttttcgataccGATACGCCATTTTATACCCGTAAAACCAtacgttattttatatataagttaacatttatatatacataaaaatttaatacatatacatatgtatatacacacgcatacatatatatatatatataaattattatatatatatatatatatatacatcaataAGTTATTATtcataagttttatatatacgcattattacatattatttaatataagttAATATATTAGAGATAAACAACTTTGACCTTATCACAAGTCgacgtttatttctattacgtCAGTATGGTATTCGTTAAAGTATTTTTATCCTTGTCCTTCCTCATCTATCTCGAatatttcctatcttttttttcttcgcaaaCTTTCTCGTtagtctatctttcttcttttttctttttttttcttcaccacctcctcctcctcctcctcctcctctttctttcttctacatttccttctttttcttcgtccattTTCCCTCTctgttcttctcttctttcctctttgtcCTCTTTGTCCTCTAAACTCTCTTACCAGCATATTCttgtttcctttccttcgtttccCCATTCAATTAGATACACCGGGCAAATTTATGTACGTGCCTTCGTACTCGatattcctttcttctttcctttattgaACGAGACACCCTCTCCACTTTAGTATCATCCCCCGTTGCAGTCGTATGGAGTTCGATCGGAAATAATCATGAGAAAAGTATGCCGTACTTTTAGAAAACGATCTTCTCTCGATTAgattcttttctcattctctctctctctctctttatgtttttattgtttcatttattctcatattattatcatatctctctctctctctctctctctctctctctctctctctctatatatatatatatatatatatatatatatatatatatatacacgtatacacacatactatacatcttataattatctatatattatctgtatatgtataatattctaaaaatataatatattatatatattatattaataatattaataaaatgtaatattatagataacttatttataatatataatatatatatattcttcgtatttcatctctcaataatatcgtatttatatcaCTTTAATCAGTGTAAACCGAACTTTAGAATTCCGAATATTAGAATAAgcgaatatatttatcgatttaccaaagaaaaaaatacattttaagtATGCGACATTATGTACTTGAGAAGAAAATAACCTCGTCCATTATCACGAAAGATATCCTACAACCGTTATCATCTACTGAACGAAGATacgacttcttcttcttttttttcgagggTCGACATAATTAAcggaagaggagaagggtCATCTTCTTTTAAGGGGTTGAAAATAAGGAGTGAAAAGGAGGGAGTAGCAGGTGGCTAAGCCGCAGCCAtagttctttatttcttttctttttttttctttatattcctctctctcttcttcctcttcttcttcttcttcttcttcttcttcttctttctccctttttcgtccttcatttttctcttgtctttttatttcttttcttcaccTGCCGAAGAAGAACCTTCCCCCACTTaaacttccttttttcttttccctgtCTTATCTCA
This window of the Vespula vulgaris chromosome 1, iyVesVulg1.1, whole genome shotgun sequence genome carries:
- the LOC127068888 gene encoding protein Teyrha-meyrha-like isoform X2, coding for MDNSAYVPNHLPPPSLVVFSQAGGLPEALRMQRPFNPQVTDSKELQVPFSTAASLGYGLHHMLHLPPQFLHPLDHRLPFAGFRPLGPSAFAPPSKCLKVETGNGSVAGSGLPSIGSLSSMSNMFSPTSLPPSAGGGAVVSVSGPGSTATGSGSANVVGAGTGGAGAGAGGTASGAVSSVLSSGPEGAPHSPAGSASRSPTGTGTGSAPNRGPTPEEEDRDANATPGSENTERSTPEEGRPYRLGPVFGGRCGAEALGLGLGLSLGPAYRFALPPGLAAKTTRCLVFDQGKKKFPSDPSCCPVCGVTVRPQELEQHFAQELDRLYKISSASSRPRQPRSTLPPVHPQDHPHGPMLHAPSAAEGPPHGTPHQTPQGRWETYKRIKANRQARIRVKNRKRKADEPTCPVCSERLSGTPEELNQHVERCLNKHNNGNPAGQHSNLDEEEVDVEGDAETFEEYEWAGQRRVRATSMLVGGFSAAGLATSSSNRGSGGGGGGGGGGGGGGGGGDGGNQQDEEDVDLVVDGDDVAEFGPAQYSEADVIAPRIDGTPREQKERDALREAVISPNAPHTPHSDQLTQGLLEVKPEPGTTTTTSSSTPIPGQQNELDENVSSSPRRDGETPVVEALRGRIKELEAEMRGQPFKCLICMEQYKKPVTSVCCWHVHCEQCWLHTLGAKKLCPQCNMITSPSDLRRIYM
- the LOC127068888 gene encoding E3 ubiquitin-protein ligase Rnf220-like isoform X3, with protein sequence MFSDSRMSRLAAHDFFSAHEENMDNSAYVPNHLPPPSLVVFSQAGGLPEALRMQRPFNPQVTDSKELQVPFSTAASLGYGLHHMLHLPPQFLHPLDHRLPFAGFRPLGPSAFAPPSKCLKVETGNGSVAGSGLPSIGSLSSMSNMFSPTSLPPSAGGGAVVSVSGPGSTATGSGSANVVGAGTGGAGAGAGGTASGAVSSVLSSGPEGAPHSPAGSASRSPTGTGTGSAPNRGPTPEEEDRDANATPGSENTERSTPEEGRPYRRKKKFPSDPSCCPVCGVTVRPQELEQHFAQELDRLYKISSASSRPRQPRSTLPPVHPQDHPHGPMLHAPSAAEGPPHGTPHQTPQGRWETYKRIKANRQARIRVKNRKRKADEPTCPVCSERLSGTPEELNQHVERCLNKHNNGNPAGQHSNLDEEEVDVEGDAETFEEYEWAGQRRVRATSMLVGGFSAAGLATSSSNRGSGGGGGGGGGGGGGGGGGDGGNQQDEEDVDLVVDGDDVAEFGPAQYSEADVIAPRIDGTPREQKERDALREAVISPNAPHTPHSDQLTQGLLEVKPEPGTTTTTSSSTPIPGQQNELDENVSSSPRRDGETPVVEALRGRIKELEAEMRGQPFKCLICMEQYKKPVTSVCCWHVHCEQCWLHTLGAKKLCPQCNMITSPSDLRRIYM
- the LOC127068888 gene encoding protein Teyrha-meyrha-like isoform X1: MFSDSRMSRLAAHDFFSAHEENMDNSAYVPNHLPPPSLVVFSQAGGLPEALRMQRPFNPQVTDSKELQVPFSTAASLGYGLHHMLHLPPQFLHPLDHRLPFAGFRPLGPSAFAPPSKCLKVETGNGSVAGSGLPSIGSLSSMSNMFSPTSLPPSAGGGAVVSVSGPGSTATGSGSANVVGAGTGGAGAGAGGTASGAVSSVLSSGPEGAPHSPAGSASRSPTGTGTGSAPNRGPTPEEEDRDANATPGSENTERSTPEEGRPYRLGPVFGGRCGAEALGLGLGLSLGPAYRFALPPGLAAKTTRCLVFDQGKKKFPSDPSCCPVCGVTVRPQELEQHFAQELDRLYKISSASSRPRQPRSTLPPVHPQDHPHGPMLHAPSAAEGPPHGTPHQTPQGRWETYKRIKANRQARIRVKNRKRKADEPTCPVCSERLSGTPEELNQHVERCLNKHNNGNPAGQHSNLDEEEVDVEGDAETFEEYEWAGQRRVRATSMLVGGFSAAGLATSSSNRGSGGGGGGGGGGGGGGGGGDGGNQQDEEDVDLVVDGDDVAEFGPAQYSEADVIAPRIDGTPREQKERDALREAVISPNAPHTPHSDQLTQGLLEVKPEPGTTTTTSSSTPIPGQQNELDENVSSSPRRDGETPVVEALRGRIKELEAEMRGQPFKCLICMEQYKKPVTSVCCWHVHCEQCWLHTLGAKKLCPQCNMITSPSDLRRIYM
- the LOC127068888 gene encoding E3 ubiquitin-protein ligase Rnf220-like isoform X4; translation: MLHLPPQFLHPLDHRLPFAGFRPLGPSAFAPPSKCLKVETGNGSVAGSGLPSIGSLSSMSNMFSPTSLPPSAGGGAVVSVSGPGSTATGSGSANVVGAGTGGAGAGAGGTASGAVSSVLSSGPEGAPHSPAGSASRSPTGTGTGSAPNRGPTPEEEDRDANATPGSENTERSTPEEGRPYRLGPVFGGRCGAEALGLGLGLSLGPAYRFALPPGLAAKTTRCLVFDQGKKKFPSDPSCCPVCGVTVRPQELEQHFAQELDRLYKISSASSRPRQPRSTLPPVHPQDHPHGPMLHAPSAAEGPPHGTPHQTPQGRWETYKRIKANRQARIRVKNRKRKADEPTCPVCSERLSGTPEELNQHVERCLNKHNNGNPAGQHSNLDEEEVDVEGDAETFEEYEWAGQRRVRATSMLVGGFSAAGLATSSSNRGSGGGGGGGGGGGGGGGGGDGGNQQDEEDVDLVVDGDDVAEFGPAQYSEADVIAPRIDGTPREQKERDALREAVISPNAPHTPHSDQLTQGLLEVKPEPGTTTTTSSSTPIPGQQNELDENVSSSPRRDGETPVVEALRGRIKELEAEMRGQPFKCLICMEQYKKPVTSVCCWHVHCEQCWLHTLGAKKLCPQCNMITSPSDLRRIYM